In Nostoc sp. GT001, a genomic segment contains:
- the phoU gene encoding phosphate signaling complex protein PhoU, with amino-acid sequence MKAVDYTPNPQRPQLARAIRRLERDVLRMGALVEQSFRLSHQALFTRNLIAAEELPRLDKKIDRFYRQIESDCTAIMTLQAPTAPDLRCLSAFMQLVRDLERIGDYAEDLAEIAIKIFPYAPHTSMPDIEAMSLHAQAMLATSLKALGDFDEAGGRRLKHLDDTVDDAYDRVYQTLAQQRDVPGVVEPIILLALAIRCLERMADHATNIGQRVAYIVTDQRS; translated from the coding sequence GTGAAAGCCGTCGATTATACTCCCAATCCTCAAAGACCACAACTCGCACGCGCCATTAGGCGCTTAGAACGGGATGTATTACGCATGGGTGCCTTGGTAGAACAATCATTTCGCCTCAGCCACCAAGCGTTATTTACTCGTAACTTAATAGCCGCTGAGGAACTCCCCCGATTAGATAAAAAGATCGATCGCTTTTATCGTCAAATCGAATCAGACTGTACGGCGATTATGACGCTACAAGCGCCTACGGCTCCTGATTTGCGCTGCTTGAGTGCTTTTATGCAGCTGGTGCGAGATTTAGAGCGCATTGGCGATTATGCTGAGGATTTAGCTGAAATTGCGATTAAAATTTTTCCTTACGCGCCTCATACGTCAATGCCCGACATTGAAGCTATGTCCCTTCACGCGCAGGCGATGCTAGCAACTAGCTTAAAGGCTTTGGGAGATTTTGATGAAGCCGGTGGACGCCGTTTAAAGCATCTGGATGATACTGTAGACGATGCTTACGATCGCGTTTATCAGACTTTAGCCCAACAACGAGATGTGCCTGGTGTAGTCGAGCCAATTATACTGCTAGCACTGGCAATTCGTTGTCTGGAACGTATGGCAGATCATGCGACAAATATCGGTCAAAGAGTAGCATATATTGTCACCGATCAACGCTCCTAA
- a CDS encoding Crp/Fnr family transcriptional regulator, with protein MMYSTIPSSNSSAVSNSCAFSRQLPQQIFTRREVIPPQNDVLWRIEYGAVRTLTWSEDGTFITLGYWGLGDLIGYPLSRVKPYQIECLTGVEVSIVPPHLWHQDINALLSHIQQAEDLLSIVHRKPILLRLWQFLVWLSEKFGRDVDKGKLIDLNVTHQDIAEVLNTTRVTVTRLLQQLEEEGTVLRHKRRIILRLPNKLIKNYI; from the coding sequence ATGATGTATTCTACAATTCCTAGTTCAAACTCTTCTGCCGTGTCAAATAGCTGTGCTTTCAGCAGACAATTACCCCAGCAGATATTTACCCGTCGGGAAGTAATTCCACCTCAAAATGATGTGCTTTGGCGTATTGAATACGGTGCAGTTCGTACCTTAACATGGAGTGAAGATGGAACATTCATCACTCTCGGTTATTGGGGACTAGGGGATCTGATTGGCTATCCTTTGTCTAGAGTCAAGCCCTACCAAATTGAATGTCTCACGGGCGTGGAAGTAAGCATTGTGCCACCTCATTTGTGGCATCAGGATATTAATGCTTTGTTGTCTCATATTCAACAAGCAGAGGATCTACTAAGCATTGTGCATCGAAAACCAATTTTGCTACGTTTATGGCAATTTTTAGTATGGTTAAGTGAAAAATTTGGCCGTGACGTAGATAAGGGTAAGCTAATTGATTTAAATGTTACCCATCAAGATATTGCTGAAGTCTTAAATACTACGCGAGTAACAGTTACGCGACTCTTACAGCAGTTAGAGGAAGAAGGAACAGTTTTACGTCACAAACGCCGCATTATTTTGCGCCTACCAAATAAATTAATTAAAAACTATATATAG
- a CDS encoding response regulator transcription factor: MYTSESTKYSARTDIGQTSRILVVEDEELIQEMLAVALEEEGYGVITAPDGRSAIEYLKSFETNSGELPFDLVILDLMLPQINGLDICRLLRHQGNPVPILMLSAKGSETDRVLGLEVGADDYLTKPFSMRELVARCRALLRRQRLSNLPPIPVLKFKDVSLNPQECRVLVRGQEVSLSPKEFRLLELFMSYARRVWSREQLLDQVWGPDFVGDSKTVDVHIRWLREKLEQDPSHPEYIVTVRGFGYRFG, from the coding sequence ATGTATACCAGTGAATCGACCAAATATTCTGCCAGAACGGACATTGGACAAACCAGCCGTATTCTAGTAGTAGAAGATGAAGAATTAATCCAGGAAATGCTAGCTGTAGCTCTGGAAGAAGAAGGTTACGGGGTGATAACTGCCCCTGATGGGCGGTCTGCTATAGAATATCTCAAAAGTTTTGAAACCAATTCAGGGGAACTTCCCTTCGATCTGGTCATTCTTGATTTGATGCTGCCGCAAATCAATGGGCTAGATATTTGCCGTTTGCTGCGTCATCAAGGCAACCCAGTACCTATTTTAATGCTCAGTGCTAAGGGTAGTGAAACTGACCGTGTTTTGGGGTTAGAAGTGGGTGCAGATGACTACCTGACCAAACCCTTTAGTATGCGAGAGTTAGTGGCTCGTTGTCGCGCTTTACTCCGCCGCCAACGCCTAAGTAATTTACCACCAATACCAGTATTAAAATTTAAGGATGTCTCCTTAAATCCCCAAGAATGTCGCGTGCTAGTTCGCGGTCAAGAAGTGAGTCTTTCTCCCAAAGAGTTCCGTTTGCTGGAGCTGTTTATGAGTTACGCCCGCCGGGTATGGTCACGGGAACAATTGCTCGATCAGGTTTGGGGGCCGGATTTCGTCGGCGATAGTAAAACTGTAGACGTTCACATTCGGTGGTTGCGCGAAAAATTAGAGCAAGATCCCAGTCACCCCGAATATATTGTGACTGTAAGAGGTTTTGGCTATAGGTTTGGATAA
- a CDS encoding type II toxin-antitoxin system VapC family toxin: MGYLLDTNILTAILKKNQKVNSKLEEVRFLGEDVLISCITYFESKRGLLYANASRQISDLNKFCGIYKILFLDNLEIIEKSCEIHADLKRKGRKIQEADVLIAATAIVRGLILVSNDSDLLRVEELSLDNWLSTDY, from the coding sequence ATGGGCTATCTTCTCGACACGAATATATTAACAGCTATTCTGAAGAAGAATCAGAAGGTAAATAGTAAACTAGAGGAGGTGCGTTTTCTAGGAGAAGATGTATTGATAAGTTGTATAACATATTTTGAATCCAAAAGAGGATTGCTTTATGCAAATGCTAGCAGACAGATATCTGATTTAAATAAATTCTGTGGAATTTATAAAATTTTATTTTTAGATAATTTAGAAATTATAGAAAAATCCTGCGAAATTCATGCAGATTTAAAAAGAAAGGGTAGGAAAATACAAGAGGCTGATGTATTGATAGCGGCTACGGCAATTGTACGCGGATTAATCCTGGTTTCTAATGATTCTGACTTGCTGCGAGTTGAAGAACTAAGCTTGGATAATTGGCTATCAACAGATTATTAG
- a CDS encoding PAS domain-containing sensor histidine kinase gives MLLLGFFLGLAVGIGFWIWQQIQLNRYLGRLLRPLTSHSYKMGLLLIPGLRQEIAMVKQQRQDLQQSLQTYQDLLDFAPVGYLQVDEENQLLWCNRQAQEILYLQRWQPEQVRLLLELVRSYELDNLIEQTRDRQKPQTGEWIFHPSCDDTAEMATIKSLALRASSLPLPNGQVGVFLENRQPLLDINQVRDRSFSDLAHELRTPLTSIRLVVETLQNRLEPPLNRWVNRLMQEVDRLINLVQSWLDLTQMEANPNLQLQAKAVELRSLITSVWETLEPLAQRQHLSFSYSGPENLWIKADKARIYQVFLNLLDNSIKYSPPCTSIHVEAKILSTKDNDPVSPILEINLIDSGVGFSEADLPHVFERFYRGDKARTHSPQDSNSIGAIVGSGLGLAIVEQILIAHGGSIKAMNHPETGGAWMQLQFPEVMANSLSQDYS, from the coding sequence ATGCTTTTATTGGGATTTTTTCTGGGTTTAGCGGTAGGCATTGGGTTTTGGATTTGGCAACAGATTCAACTTAACCGCTACCTGGGGCGCTTACTCCGACCGTTAACCTCGCATTCTTATAAGATGGGACTGCTGCTGATTCCTGGGTTGCGGCAGGAAATAGCGATGGTGAAACAGCAGCGACAAGATTTGCAGCAGTCGTTGCAAACTTACCAAGACCTGCTAGATTTTGCCCCAGTGGGATATTTGCAGGTGGATGAGGAAAATCAACTGCTGTGGTGCAATCGACAGGCGCAGGAAATTTTGTATCTGCAAAGGTGGCAACCAGAACAGGTGCGCTTGTTATTGGAGTTGGTACGGTCTTATGAACTTGACAATTTAATTGAGCAAACTCGCGATCGCCAAAAACCACAAACGGGAGAATGGATATTTCATCCATCTTGTGATGATACGGCAGAGATGGCAACAATCAAATCTCTGGCTTTGCGGGCGTCTAGTTTGCCTTTACCCAATGGACAAGTGGGAGTATTTTTAGAAAATCGTCAACCCCTATTAGATATAAATCAAGTACGCGATCGCTCTTTTTCCGATCTAGCACACGAACTCAGAACACCGCTAACTTCGATTCGCTTGGTTGTAGAAACTTTACAAAATCGCTTGGAACCACCTTTAAATCGCTGGGTTAACCGCCTCATGCAAGAAGTTGACCGACTGATTAACTTAGTGCAAAGCTGGTTAGACCTTACCCAAATGGAAGCAAACCCAAATCTGCAATTGCAAGCCAAAGCTGTAGAATTGCGATCACTAATTACATCTGTTTGGGAAACACTAGAACCCTTAGCACAACGTCAACATCTGTCTTTTTCTTATTCTGGCCCCGAAAATCTGTGGATTAAGGCAGATAAAGCCAGGATTTACCAGGTTTTTCTCAACTTGCTAGACAACAGCATTAAGTACAGTCCTCCTTGCACAAGTATTCATGTTGAAGCGAAAATCTTATCAACAAAAGATAACGATCCTGTTTCCCCAATCTTGGAAATAAATCTTATTGATTCGGGAGTTGGCTTTTCTGAGGCAGATTTACCCCACGTTTTTGAGCGATTTTATCGAGGAGATAAAGCCCGAACCCATTCTCCCCAAGATAGTAACTCCATAGGAGCGATCGTTGGCAGTGGATTAGGTTTAGCGATCGTTGAGCAGATTCTAATTGCTCACGGTGGTTCAATCAAAGCGATGAACCATCCAGAAACCGGCGGTGCGTGGATGCAACTCCAATTTCCTGAAGTTATGGCAAACTCCCTAAGCCAAGACTATAGTTAG